A genome region from Trichocoleus sp. includes the following:
- a CDS encoding ATP-binding protein: protein MNVEGDRWQFANQQYLVAALMIVRELLERFLESPETTEEAEVIQDGSAQDDSAQQKLEAIAAVMPAPSALETLCDTFDLSDFERNVLLLCAGMELDAAFPRLCAAIHKREQQAYPTFSLALTVLPNAHLSTIAPDSPLLYWRLIEVEENRVFTLSSLRLSRWVLLYLTGMPHLDQELSGLMKPVVREGAWLPSYEAIANQLSTTWVEGSERGVLPIVQLCGAEVTTKRAIAAAACEQVGLNLYRLSAQAIPQDVRALETLLRLWQREVMLCDRALLIDCDGLSQEDVACERILQQLLEEIGGIVVISSRDRRHFPQRPTLTLEVSKPTPTEQKAIWKAALGERQAEVNGQVEALVAQFDLDSSAIAAACIAATPSPSSSSTSLSTQLWDICRLQSRPRLEELAQRIEPMATWEELVLPEAQRQILRDIAMHVRQRSIVYDTWGFRTKGDRGLGISALFAGSSGTGKTMAAEVLAQELRLDLYRIDLSSVVSKYIGETEKNLRRVFDAAELSGVILLFDEADALFGKRSEVKDSHDRHANIEVSYLLQRMEAYRGLAILTTNLKDALDQAFLRRIRFIVQFPFPDIQERSEIWRHIFPAATPTEGLEVEKLAQLNLAGGNIRNIAMNAAFLAAEAKESVQMNHVLQAAKREYAKLEKSLTDGEIRGWVK from the coding sequence ATGAATGTTGAAGGCGATCGCTGGCAATTTGCAAATCAGCAGTATCTTGTTGCTGCACTAATGATCGTGCGTGAGTTACTGGAACGGTTTCTTGAAAGTCCGGAAACGACTGAAGAAGCTGAGGTAATTCAGGATGGTTCTGCACAGGATGATTCTGCACAACAGAAATTAGAAGCGATCGCGGCAGTTATGCCTGCACCCTCAGCGTTGGAGACACTCTGCGATACGTTTGATTTATCTGATTTTGAGCGCAATGTTTTACTGCTTTGTGCCGGAATGGAACTGGATGCCGCCTTTCCGCGATTGTGTGCCGCAATTCATAAACGTGAGCAGCAGGCGTACCCGACCTTTAGTCTCGCTTTGACCGTATTACCCAATGCCCACTTAAGCACGATCGCCCCAGATTCTCCACTGCTGTATTGGCGATTGATTGAGGTGGAAGAAAATCGCGTCTTTACGTTGAGTTCATTGCGGCTCAGCCGTTGGGTGCTGCTGTATCTGACGGGAATGCCCCATCTAGATCAAGAATTAAGTGGCTTGATGAAACCTGTCGTTCGTGAAGGTGCATGGCTGCCCTCCTATGAGGCGATCGCGAATCAGCTATCGACAACCTGGGTGGAAGGATCGGAGCGGGGGGTGCTGCCGATCGTGCAATTATGTGGGGCAGAGGTGACGACAAAACGGGCGATCGCGGCAGCGGCTTGTGAGCAAGTAGGACTAAATCTGTATCGGCTCTCAGCGCAGGCAATTCCACAGGATGTACGAGCGTTAGAAACGCTATTGCGATTGTGGCAGCGAGAGGTAATGCTGTGCGATCGTGCCTTGCTGATCGATTGCGATGGTTTGTCTCAAGAAGACGTTGCTTGTGAGCGTATCCTTCAGCAGTTGCTAGAAGAAATCGGCGGAATTGTAGTAATTAGCAGCCGCGATCGTCGCCATTTTCCCCAACGTCCAACGCTCACTCTAGAAGTCAGCAAACCTACTCCAACCGAGCAAAAAGCGATCTGGAAAGCGGCTTTAGGAGAACGTCAGGCAGAGGTCAATGGACAGGTCGAAGCCCTAGTCGCGCAGTTTGATTTAGATAGTAGTGCGATCGCTGCTGCCTGCATTGCCGCTACCCCATCTCCCTCATCGTCTTCCACTTCCCTTTCTACGCAGCTCTGGGATATCTGCCGCCTCCAATCTCGTCCCCGTTTAGAAGAACTTGCTCAGCGAATTGAGCCGATGGCAACCTGGGAAGAATTGGTGTTACCGGAAGCCCAACGACAAATTTTGCGGGATATTGCGATGCATGTGCGCCAGCGATCGATCGTTTATGACACTTGGGGTTTTAGAACGAAGGGCGATCGGGGGTTGGGTATTAGTGCGCTATTTGCCGGGAGCAGCGGAACGGGCAAGACAATGGCGGCAGAAGTGCTGGCACAGGAATTGCGGCTAGATCTGTACCGAATTGATCTGTCGTCGGTGGTGAGCAAGTACATTGGCGAGACGGAAAAGAATTTGCGGCGGGTGTTTGATGCGGCAGAATTGAGCGGAGTCATTTTGCTGTTTGATGAAGCAGATGCCTTGTTTGGTAAACGGAGTGAGGTGAAGGACAGCCACGATCGCCATGCCAATATTGAGGTGAGCTATTTGCTACAACGCATGGAAGCTTATCGTGGGTTAGCGATTTTAACCACAAATTTGAAAGATGCATTGGATCAGGCATTTCTGCGGCGGATTCGGTTTATTGTGCAGTTCCCCTTTCCAGATATCCAGGAGCGATCGGAGATCTGGCGGCACATTTTCCCAGCAGCAACACCCACAGAAGGATTAGAAGTCGAGAAGCTGGCGCAACTCAATCTGGCAGGGGGGAACATTCGCAATATTGCCATGAATGCAGCATTTTTGGCGGCAGAGGCAAAGGAATCGGTGCAGATGAATCATGTGTTACAAGCGGCAAAGCGGGAATACGCCAAGCTAGAAAAATCGCTGACGGATGGCGAAATTAGGGGGTGGGTGAAATGA
- a CDS encoding thioesterase domain-containing protein, producing MVNLSQTMQQSNLWVKVPKPNPDASMRLFCLPYAGGGTMPFRTWADHLPPQIEVCLVQLPGREARFRESPFTNITPLVQTLAQVLDPYLDLPFALFGHSMGSLICFELARQLRAWQKPSPLHLFVSGRRAPQIPDRDPLMYTLPEGEFLQKLRQLNGTPKQVLESAELMQLFLPVLRADFAILGSYVYLEERPFDFPISAFGGLEDTIEPFNLLEYWNKQTCSSFSLQLFPGDHFFLNTNQQSLLENVGRLVLQTQPS from the coding sequence ATGGTCAACTTGTCACAAACTATGCAGCAGTCTAATTTGTGGGTGAAGGTTCCTAAACCCAATCCAGATGCTTCAATGCGCTTGTTCTGCCTACCCTATGCTGGAGGTGGCACAATGCCATTTCGGACTTGGGCAGATCACTTGCCGCCCCAAATTGAGGTCTGTCTTGTACAGCTTCCCGGTCGAGAAGCACGATTCCGCGAATCTCCCTTCACTAACATTACGCCGCTTGTTCAAACCCTTGCTCAGGTGCTTGATCCTTATTTAGATCTTCCTTTTGCTTTATTTGGGCACAGTATGGGGTCGCTGATTTGCTTTGAGTTGGCTCGTCAGTTGAGAGCATGGCAAAAGCCTAGTCCTTTACATCTCTTTGTTTCAGGTCGGCGGGCACCCCAAATCCCCGATCGTGATCCGCTGATGTATACTCTGCCAGAAGGTGAATTTTTGCAGAAGTTACGTCAGCTTAATGGAACGCCGAAGCAGGTGTTGGAAAGTGCCGAATTAATGCAGTTATTTTTGCCAGTTTTAAGAGCAGATTTTGCCATTTTAGGAAGCTACGTTTATTTGGAAGAACGTCCGTTTGATTTTCCGATCTCTGCTTTTGGTGGTTTAGAAGATACAATAGAACCGTTTAATTTACTGGAATACTGGAACAAGCAAACTTGTTCTTCCTTCTCACTGCAATTGTTTCCTGGTGATCATTTTTTCCTGAATACGAACCAGCAAAGCCTTCTAGAAAATGTTGGACGGCTTGTCCTGCAAACTCAGCCATCTTAA
- a CDS encoding phage tail protein has product MAQFSVNAQRFDPYKNFKFRVKWDGRYVAGISKVGALKRTTEVVKHREGGDPSSDRLSPGRSTYEAITLERGVTHDTEFEKWANKVWSYGAGLGAEVSLKDFRKDLIIEVYNEAGQLAIAYKVYRTWVSEYQALPELDANANAIAIQTLKLENEGWERDYEVSEPSEPSF; this is encoded by the coding sequence ATGGCACAGTTTAGCGTCAATGCACAACGGTTTGACCCCTACAAAAACTTCAAGTTTCGGGTCAAGTGGGATGGTCGATATGTGGCTGGCATCAGCAAAGTGGGTGCGCTCAAGCGAACGACAGAAGTTGTGAAACATCGAGAAGGGGGAGATCCGAGTAGCGATCGCCTTTCTCCGGGACGCAGCACCTATGAAGCCATTACTTTGGAGCGGGGAGTCACGCACGACACAGAGTTTGAGAAGTGGGCAAATAAAGTGTGGAGCTATGGTGCTGGGTTAGGCGCAGAAGTCTCGTTGAAAGATTTTCGGAAGGATCTGATTATCGAAGTTTATAACGAAGCAGGACAACTGGCGATCGCCTACAAAGTGTACCGCACATGGGTTTCGGAATATCAAGCCCTGCCCGAACTGGATGCTAATGCCAATGCGATCGCAATTCAAACGCTCAAACTAGAAAATGAGGGATGGGAGCGAGACTACGAAGTATCAGAACCAAGTGAACCCAGCTTTTGA
- a CDS encoding DUF4157 domain-containing protein — translation MKTQVPAKKPDSGVGRRSHLPTFSHVSPDAVSDSSTSADSEKSALHPDEYNLANIPIFAKPPGNNQRDITPGLTGKLPIQAKLTIGEPNDKYEQEADRVARQVVQQINTPRIAHPNQTKGIQRQVMPDMKDKLSPVHPLIQRKSSEGGIAATPELESSIQQAQGGGQLLPDSVRQPMEEAFGSDFSRVKVHADAQSDQLNRSIQASAFTTKQDIFFRQGMYNPSSQTGQKLIAHELGHVIQQQRAKISFGRRFTEGDIQVLQRMTWDRKDDNETIWSFDTGQKYEEFEGANIGGNYPIIDHYDKDNGVVTSLKTVDIVRNFIGDDGEKRLESTLDSFVNSLNEFRASNHMGVDIDVDNLKILRLKIAIPPKDKCPEDRYEQVYTWSDRIRKKYTPDKLKINNPTITRAKKQKNNDGEAKKQKKRKKVKMEILIDEREDLPWTDSPGIRYERRKEANIGGNYPVIDDFRRKSGVATSYKTMNIIENYSDKQAVRRQVNEYAYYLSFFEGGRWQVKQTHGVEKSLIEVEKEKTYINVDKDEIKERVLMICIPPVGRLLKENKLKKNKEKNTIEAKEAKKRISEKYKYLCSIDGKENEFYKNVICVVEEEE, via the coding sequence ATGAAGACACAAGTACCAGCGAAAAAGCCGGATAGTGGGGTGGGGAGGCGATCGCATTTACCTACATTCAGCCATGTGTCTCCTGATGCTGTATCAGACTCTTCAACCAGTGCTGATTCAGAGAAATCTGCTTTACATCCTGATGAATACAATCTTGCCAATATCCCGATTTTTGCAAAACCACCTGGCAATAATCAGCGAGACATAACTCCTGGTCTAACAGGTAAATTGCCAATTCAAGCAAAACTTACGATCGGTGAACCAAATGATAAATATGAGCAGGAAGCCGATCGGGTTGCTCGACAAGTTGTTCAACAAATAAATACACCAAGAATTGCCCACCCTAATCAAACAAAAGGAATTCAGCGGCAAGTAATGCCAGATATGAAAGATAAGCTTTCACCAGTACATCCCCTCATTCAACGTAAGTCAAGTGAAGGAGGGATAGCAGCCACTCCAGAATTAGAAAGCTCGATTCAACAGGCGCAAGGTGGTGGACAACTGTTACCAGATTCAGTTCGACAACCTATGGAGGAAGCTTTTGGATCAGATTTTAGTCGAGTAAAGGTTCATGCAGATGCCCAATCAGATCAGTTGAATCGATCGATTCAAGCGAGTGCATTCACAACTAAGCAAGATATCTTCTTTCGCCAAGGAATGTATAATCCATCAAGCCAAACAGGGCAGAAATTGATAGCTCATGAGCTGGGGCATGTTATTCAACAGCAAAGAGCCAAGATAAGTTTTGGAAGAAGATTTACAGAAGGAGATATTCAAGTCCTACAGCGAATGACCTGGGACAGAAAAGACGATAATGAAACAATCTGGAGCTTTGATACTGGACAAAAATACGAAGAGTTTGAAGGAGCTAATATTGGAGGAAATTATCCTATTATCGATCACTATGATAAAGATAACGGTGTCGTGACAAGTTTAAAGACTGTCGACATAGTTAGAAATTTTATAGGGGATGATGGAGAGAAGCGCTTGGAAAGCACATTAGATAGTTTTGTCAATTCTTTAAATGAATTTAGAGCCTCTAATCACATGGGTGTCGATATTGATGTTGATAATTTAAAGATATTAAGACTTAAGATAGCTATTCCACCAAAGGATAAATGTCCTGAAGACCGATACGAGCAGGTTTATACATGGTCTGACAGGATAAGGAAGAAGTACACCCCTGACAAACTAAAAATAAACAATCCTACAATAACAAGAGCAAAAAAGCAGAAAAACAATGATGGAGAAGCAAAAAAGCAGAAAAAGCGTAAAAAAGTAAAGATGGAGATTCTTATAGATGAAAGAGAAGATTTACCGTGGACTGATAGTCCTGGAATTAGATACGAGCGTAGGAAGGAAGCAAATATCGGTGGAAATTATCCTGTAATTGATGACTTTCGTCGTAAGAGTGGGGTGGCAACAAGCTATAAAACAATGAATATTATAGAAAACTATAGTGATAAGCAAGCTGTTAGAAGGCAAGTAAATGAATATGCATACTATCTATCTTTCTTTGAGGGTGGACGATGGCAAGTTAAACAAACTCATGGTGTAGAGAAATCTTTAATCGAGGTTGAAAAAGAAAAGACCTACATCAACGTTGACAAGGATGAAATTAAAGAGCGTGTTTTGATGATTTGCATTCCTCCTGTAGGTCGATTACTCAAAGAGAATAAACTGAAAAAGAACAAAGAGAAAAATACTATAGAGGCTAAAGAGGCTAAAAAACGAATATCCGAAAAGTATAAATATTTGTGCTCTATAGATGGCAAAGAGAATGAGTTCTATAAAAATGTTATCTGTGTAGTAGAGGAGGAAGAATGA
- a CDS encoding phage tail sheath C-terminal domain-containing protein — protein MPITPTYPGVYVEEIPSGVHTITGVSTSVTAFVGAAKRGPLNKAVRILSYSDFERSFGGLDAGSELSYAVRQFFLNGGSDAWIVRLAKNAAPASIELKNGNDQNVLKVQALNEGNSGNGIGVQVDHQTSSPTNTFNLTISYTSQDNPSDRISETFKNLSMNARDANYVLSVVNGVSQLITIQRLVEPSNANGTGTSVSGALTDIDGLVDDYHNEFQVVVNGASPVTVKITTLEGDNAESKFGYLCDRIADQVKQAANGNTALSNFRCERQDNTIVLTSGEPGEASSVRVLPGIRNDLSARLKLGTLNGGIETDAVAVFRPAQTPPSSQPAQTPPGIRLVGGHETPYKADDANALSLFVANRDERKGIYALESVDLFNILCLPGVTNPGILADAQAYCKSRRAFLIADAPPTAKTPADIPAPIQALQKTEYGAVYYPWIYIADPLNNGKLRLTAPSGTIAGLYARTDSTRGVWKAPAGTEANLVGVQALDYRLTDAENGTLNPLGVNCIRLLPAYGAVAWGARTLRGSDDAGSEYKYIPVRRLALMIEESLYRGSQWIVFEPNDESLWAQIRLNLGAFMHNLFRQGAFQGKSPREAYFVKCDSETTTQSDINLGIVNILVGFAPLKPAEFVIIQIQQMAGQIQA, from the coding sequence ATGCCCATTACACCTACCTATCCTGGAGTTTATGTCGAAGAGATTCCCAGTGGAGTACATACCATTACAGGAGTTAGCACTTCAGTCACAGCTTTTGTTGGTGCGGCAAAACGGGGACCTCTTAACAAAGCCGTGCGTATTCTTAGCTACAGCGACTTTGAACGCAGCTTTGGTGGGTTAGATGCTGGCTCAGAGCTAAGCTATGCCGTCCGTCAGTTTTTTTTGAATGGAGGTAGTGATGCCTGGATCGTCCGACTGGCAAAGAACGCTGCTCCTGCTTCGATCGAACTGAAAAATGGTAACGATCAAAATGTTCTCAAAGTCCAGGCACTCAATGAGGGCAATAGCGGTAACGGCATCGGGGTTCAAGTTGATCATCAAACCAGTAGTCCGACCAACACATTCAATCTGACCATCAGTTATACATCTCAAGATAATCCGAGCGATCGAATTAGCGAGACATTTAAGAATTTATCGATGAACGCTCGTGACGCAAATTATGTATTAAGCGTGGTCAATGGGGTTTCTCAATTGATTACAATTCAACGACTTGTTGAGCCATCCAACGCGAATGGTACAGGAACCAGTGTAAGCGGTGCCCTGACTGATATAGATGGATTAGTAGATGATTATCACAACGAATTTCAGGTTGTTGTCAATGGTGCTTCGCCCGTAACCGTTAAAATCACAACATTAGAAGGGGATAATGCGGAAAGTAAATTCGGCTATCTTTGCGATCGAATTGCTGACCAAGTAAAACAAGCAGCAAACGGGAATACTGCTCTCAGTAATTTCAGATGTGAGCGTCAGGACAATACGATCGTTCTAACTTCAGGCGAGCCAGGTGAGGCGTCGAGCGTGCGCGTACTGCCTGGGATAAGAAATGATCTGTCAGCCCGATTAAAGCTAGGGACTCTCAATGGTGGAATCGAAACGGATGCTGTTGCAGTGTTCCGACCTGCTCAAACCCCTCCAAGTTCCCAACCTGCCCAAACTCCTCCAGGTATCCGATTGGTGGGTGGTCACGAGACGCCCTACAAAGCAGATGATGCCAACGCCCTCAGCCTATTTGTTGCCAATCGTGATGAACGTAAGGGAATCTATGCGCTGGAATCCGTGGACTTATTCAACATCCTCTGCTTACCTGGAGTGACAAATCCCGGCATCTTAGCGGACGCACAAGCCTATTGCAAGTCTCGGCGAGCGTTTTTAATTGCCGATGCTCCGCCCACTGCAAAAACTCCTGCGGATATACCTGCCCCAATACAGGCTTTACAAAAAACAGAGTATGGTGCAGTTTATTATCCCTGGATTTACATCGCTGACCCACTGAATAATGGCAAGCTGCGCCTGACGGCACCCAGTGGGACGATCGCCGGACTCTATGCCCGCACAGACAGCACCCGTGGCGTTTGGAAAGCTCCTGCCGGGACTGAAGCCAATTTAGTCGGCGTGCAGGCATTAGATTACCGCTTGACCGATGCTGAAAATGGCACCCTCAATCCATTAGGAGTGAATTGCATTCGGTTGTTGCCTGCCTATGGTGCAGTTGCCTGGGGCGCTCGTACCCTCAGAGGGTCGGATGATGCTGGGTCGGAGTATAAATACATTCCAGTCCGGCGGCTTGCCCTAATGATTGAGGAAAGCCTCTATCGCGGTAGCCAGTGGATAGTGTTTGAGCCGAATGATGAGTCGTTGTGGGCACAGATCCGGTTGAATCTGGGTGCGTTTATGCACAATTTGTTTCGGCAGGGAGCGTTTCAAGGTAAATCTCCGCGAGAAGCATACTTTGTGAAGTGCGACAGCGAAACTACGACGCAGAGCGACATTAATTTAGGAATTGTCAATATTCTGGTAGGGTTTGCACCGTTGAAGCCCGCAGAGTTTGTGATCATTCAAATACAGCAAATGGCAGGGCAGATTCAAGCTTAA
- a CDS encoding DUF4255 domain-containing protein, whose amino-acid sequence MSNDLAIATVTATLKRILEDAVTGHVQGTSMTVTVGQPDSKDAIEVDKGKVNIFLYQATANPGWRNADLPTRRSNGTLSQRPQLALDLHYLISFYGDRSKFVPERLMGIVMKRLHVQPFLTRRMIDDTVNDQSYDFLKLSNLAKQPELIKFSPVSLSLEELSKIWSIFFQTQYVLSTAYQGTVVLIEPDDDLAPSLPVTDRRISVAATPPPIPISQPIITLICSEAGANELITPESMLLIQGQALTQGAIDFIQLDEQQLPPTEANIRNTAIILRLPATEVGVKTLQIVYQNNLRSNLAKFIVHAAEGGTS is encoded by the coding sequence ATGAGTAATGATCTGGCGATCGCTACCGTGACGGCAACCCTCAAACGCATCTTGGAAGATGCAGTCACAGGACATGTGCAGGGTACTTCAATGACCGTCACAGTGGGGCAACCAGACTCGAAAGATGCGATCGAAGTAGATAAAGGAAAGGTCAATATCTTTTTGTATCAAGCAACTGCTAATCCTGGCTGGCGGAATGCAGATTTGCCTACTCGTCGCTCAAATGGAACATTAAGCCAACGTCCGCAGCTTGCACTTGATCTCCATTATTTAATCAGTTTTTATGGTGATCGATCAAAGTTCGTACCAGAGCGGTTGATGGGCATCGTCATGAAAAGGCTTCACGTTCAGCCATTTTTGACGCGAAGAATGATTGATGACACGGTGAACGATCAAAGTTATGACTTTTTGAAACTATCGAACCTGGCAAAACAACCAGAGCTAATTAAGTTCTCTCCAGTCTCGTTATCACTCGAAGAGTTGTCTAAAATCTGGTCGATTTTCTTTCAAACACAATATGTATTATCAACGGCTTACCAGGGGACAGTTGTTTTAATTGAGCCAGACGATGACCTAGCACCAAGCTTGCCTGTAACCGATCGTCGCATATCAGTTGCAGCAACCCCTCCCCCTATTCCGATTTCACAGCCTATCATTACGCTAATTTGCTCTGAAGCAGGAGCCAACGAACTAATCACTCCAGAAAGTATGTTATTGATTCAAGGTCAAGCATTAACGCAAGGAGCGATCGACTTCATTCAGTTGGATGAACAACAGTTGCCTCCAACAGAAGCAAACATCCGTAACACTGCAATTATTCTGCGATTACCTGCTACGGAAGTGGGCGTGAAGACGTTGCAGATTGTTTATCAGAACAACCTTCGTTCTAACCTGGCGAAGTTTATTGTCCACGCTGCTGAAGGTGGAACATCATGA
- a CDS encoding phage baseplate protein, whose amino-acid sequence MRPLSANDVITVWELGQRLHPLERSIALLSVAYPDWSQQELAKLSVGQRDRRLLELRQMTIGSQLNSLIACPNCGDRLEFALNVSDICVDELSDAVCIDKTIQIGEFECQFRLPNSLDLARLTVAQTVDEAYCSLTENCILQVSQAGTSVSWDALPSEAITQLAQHISDCDPQAEVMLDLDCPACGHHWQTVFDIVSFFWTELDSLARRLLQDVHVLAKAYGWRESDILSMSATRRQFYLEMVM is encoded by the coding sequence ATGCGTCCATTGAGCGCGAATGATGTTATCACTGTTTGGGAGTTGGGACAGCGGCTACACCCCCTGGAACGATCGATCGCATTATTGTCTGTTGCTTATCCTGATTGGTCTCAGCAGGAGTTAGCGAAGCTGAGTGTGGGGCAACGCGATCGTCGTTTGTTGGAATTGCGTCAGATGACGATTGGTTCTCAGCTCAATAGTTTAATTGCTTGTCCAAACTGTGGCGATCGTTTGGAGTTTGCGCTCAATGTCTCTGATATTTGTGTGGATGAATTATCGGATGCTGTCTGCATTGACAAAACAATTCAAATTGGAGAATTTGAGTGTCAGTTTCGGTTGCCCAATAGCTTGGATCTGGCACGGTTAACAGTAGCTCAAACTGTTGATGAAGCTTATTGCTCTTTAACTGAGAATTGTATTTTACAGGTTAGTCAAGCTGGCACTTCTGTTTCCTGGGATGCCTTGCCATCAGAGGCAATTACTCAGTTAGCGCAGCATATAAGTGACTGTGATCCTCAAGCAGAAGTAATGCTGGATCTGGATTGTCCTGCCTGTGGACATCATTGGCAAACTGTGTTTGATATTGTGTCGTTTTTCTGGACAGAACTTGATTCTCTGGCACGACGATTACTGCAAGATGTGCATGTATTGGCAAAGGCATATGGTTGGCGAGAATCAGACATTTTATCGATGAGTGCCACAAGGCGGCAGTTTTATCTGGAGATGGTGATGTAA
- a CDS encoding DevA family ABC transporter ATP-binding protein, which yields MYQQSLVSIKHLNHYFGQGALRRQTLSNINLEIYPGEIVILSGPSGSGKTTLLTLIGGLRSIHEGSLKVMGQELRNATDEKLIEVRRHIGYIFQAHNLLRSLTAQQNVQMSVQLHSHLSKSEAQLQSQEALEAVGLGQRINYYPENLSGGQKQRVAIARALVSHPKLVLADEPTAALDSKSGRDVVNLMQQLVREQGCAVLMVTHDNRILDVADRIIHMEDGQLVTNYAAV from the coding sequence ATGTATCAACAATCGCTTGTTTCCATTAAACATTTAAATCACTATTTTGGTCAGGGTGCTTTACGTAGGCAAACCTTGTCTAACATTAATTTAGAGATTTATCCGGGTGAGATTGTCATCCTATCTGGACCATCTGGATCAGGCAAAACAACCTTACTGACTTTAATTGGCGGGTTGCGATCGATTCATGAGGGTAGCCTGAAAGTAATGGGGCAAGAGCTACGGAATGCAACTGATGAAAAATTAATAGAAGTTCGTCGCCATATTGGATATATTTTTCAAGCGCATAATTTATTGCGTTCTTTAACCGCTCAGCAGAACGTTCAAATGTCTGTTCAGCTTCATTCCCATCTCTCGAAATCTGAAGCACAGCTACAATCTCAGGAAGCACTCGAAGCAGTCGGGTTAGGGCAGCGCATTAATTATTATCCAGAAAACTTATCCGGTGGACAGAAGCAGCGAGTTGCGATCGCCCGTGCTTTAGTGAGTCATCCTAAGCTTGTGTTGGCAGATGAACCGACTGCTGCTTTGGACAGTAAATCAGGTCGAGATGTTGTGAATTTAATGCAGCAATTAGTTCGGGAACAGGGGTGCGCTGTTCTCATGGTGACTCACGATAATCGCATCCTTGATGTTGCCGATCGCATTATTCATATGGAAGATGGTCAACTTGTCACAAACTATGCAGCAGTCTAA
- the devC gene encoding ABC transporter permease DevC: MFNIPLAWLQLSRERMRLVIALAGIAFAVILMFMQLGFQTALYDSATRLHQSLQGDLVLISARSKSLGYMRRFSWRRLYQLLSVDGVASVSPMYVDFADWRNPETGNFRSIYVYAFELGNAVFNMPEVNQSLSKLRLPENILFDRASRAEYGAVAAAFEQGEPVVTEVSGKRINVVGLFTLGPSFGADGNLITTDTNFLRLFPKRKLGEIDIGLVQLQPGTDVQNALKTVQANLPKDVKVLTHQEFIDFEKHYWQSSTAIGFIFTLGVGMGFIVGTVIVYQILYSDVSDHLSEYATLKAMGYKNLYLELVVFQEAIILAVLGYIPGFALSLGLYDLTKNATFLPLGMQLKRALVVLVLAVLMCAISGLVAVRRLRQADPADIF; encoded by the coding sequence ATGTTTAACATTCCTCTAGCCTGGCTACAACTCAGCCGTGAACGAATGCGGTTGGTGATTGCTTTAGCGGGTATTGCCTTTGCTGTCATTCTTATGTTTATGCAGCTTGGGTTTCAGACAGCACTATATGATAGCGCGACTCGGCTGCATCAGAGTTTGCAGGGTGATTTAGTACTGATCAGTGCTCGCTCCAAATCTTTGGGGTATATGAGACGATTTTCCTGGCGGCGATTGTATCAACTATTGAGCGTTGATGGGGTTGCATCAGTGAGCCCGATGTATGTTGACTTTGCCGATTGGCGCAATCCTGAGACAGGAAACTTTCGCTCTATCTATGTTTATGCGTTTGAGCTGGGAAACGCTGTTTTTAACATGCCTGAAGTCAACCAAAGCCTGAGTAAACTGAGGCTTCCCGAAAACATTTTGTTCGATCGTGCTTCTCGCGCTGAGTATGGTGCAGTTGCCGCAGCGTTTGAACAGGGAGAGCCAGTTGTTACTGAGGTTAGTGGTAAGCGCATCAATGTGGTTGGCCTGTTTACGCTGGGTCCTTCATTTGGGGCAGATGGAAATCTGATCACCACCGATACAAATTTTCTGCGTCTTTTTCCAAAACGGAAATTAGGGGAAATTGATATTGGGCTAGTTCAACTTCAGCCCGGAACTGATGTCCAAAATGCTTTAAAAACTGTCCAGGCAAACTTACCCAAAGATGTCAAAGTTCTGACTCATCAGGAGTTTATTGATTTTGAAAAGCATTACTGGCAGTCGAGCACCGCGATCGGGTTTATCTTTACTTTGGGCGTTGGTATGGGGTTTATTGTGGGGACAGTAATTGTCTACCAAATCCTTTACAGTGATGTCTCTGATCATCTCTCAGAATATGCCACTCTAAAGGCGATGGGCTATAAAAACCTGTATTTAGAGCTTGTTGTGTTTCAAGAAGCAATCATTTTAGCGGTTCTAGGATATATTCCTGGATTTGCACTTTCCCTTGGCTTATATGATTTGACGAAGAATGCAACGTTTTTACCGCTCGGTATGCAGTTGAAGCGTGCTTTAGTTGTTCTGGTACTTGCTGTTTTAATGTGTGCTATTTCGGGTTTGGTGGCAGTTCGACGATTGCGGCAAGCTGATCCAGCCGATATCTTCTAA